From Choloepus didactylus isolate mChoDid1 chromosome 19, mChoDid1.pri, whole genome shotgun sequence, one genomic window encodes:
- the LOC119515887 gene encoding chromobox protein homolog 3-like: MASNKTTLQKMGKKQNGKSEKLEEAEPGNFVVEIVLDRCVVTGKVKYLLNWKGFTDADNTWEPEENLDCPELIEAFLNSQKAGKGKDGTKRKSLSDSESDDSKSKKKRDAADKPRGFARGLDPEYIIGVTDSSGELMFLMKWKDSDEADLVLAKEANMKWPQILVAFYEERLTWHSCPEDEGQ; encoded by the coding sequence ATGGCCTCCAATAAAACTACATTGCAAAAGATGGGAAAGAAGCAGAATGGAAAGAGTGaaaaacttgaagaggcagagcctGGAAACTTTGTGGTGGAAATAGTACTGGATCGATGTGTAGTGACTGGGAAGGTAAAGTATCTCTTGAATTGGAAGGGATTTACAGATGCTGACAATACTTGGGAGCCTGAAGAAAATTTAGATTGCCCAGAGTTAATTGAAGCATTTCTCAATTCTCAGAAAGCTGGTAAAGGAAAAGATGGTaccaaaagaaaatctttatctGACAGTGAGTCTGATGACagcaaatcaaagaagaaaagagatgctgCTGATAAACCAAGAGGCTTTGCAAGAGGTCTTGACCCTGAATACATAATTGGTGTCACAGACAGCAGTGGAGAATTAATGTTTCTCATGAAATGGAAAGATTCAGATGAGGCAGACTTGGTGCTGGCAAAAGAGGCAAACATGAAGTGGCCTCAAATTTTAGTTGCTTTTTATGAAGAGAGACTAACTTGGCATTCTTGTCCAGAAGATGAAGGTCAATAA